One Carassius auratus strain Wakin chromosome 4, ASM336829v1, whole genome shotgun sequence DNA segment encodes these proteins:
- the LOC113062894 gene encoding leucine-rich repeat-containing protein 4-like translates to MCHIMSLLGRVAVRRARKAALLCVLFLMVQPCMEVAAAAGPQGCPTDCSCNNQLSKVVCTRRGLTRVPPGIPSNTRHLNLMENAIEAVQADSFRNLHHLEILQLGRNAIRQIEVGAFSGLTNLNTLELFDNRLTVVPSGAFEYLSKLRELWLRNNPIESIPSYAFNRVPSLMRLDLGELKKLEYISDGAFEGLVNLKYLNLGMCNIRGEMPNLTPLVGLEDLEISENLFPEIKPGSFRGLSSLKKLWIMNSQIGLIERNAFDDLASLVELNLAHNNLSSLPHDLFTPLKFLVEIHLHHNPWNCGCDSLWLARWLREYIPTNSTCCGRCHSPAHMRGRQLVELDRGDTGAMQCSAPFISDAPRDLNISGERVAELRCRTAAMSAVRWLLPNGTVLTHASSHPRITVLNDGTLNFSNVLAGDTGMYTCMVSNAAGNSNASAYLNVSAAELNTSNLSYLTTVTVEVLSPGNEMPKPKSTTTTAGDSTTTTASPSVFQPVFISTPTVLLQSTDTPRNRPSVVPGSKSTTGKPPNPASTSLDEVMKTTKIIIGCFVAVTLLAAIMLIVFYKLRKRHQQRSTVDADRSVEIIQVEEAPASAANMAEEGGRTLPEIRDHNIIYKLDYNTHKSDYGYKPKLECSTHKAKDDFGIHIHKSDYNTYKPKTNYMHQPTLEHISYKMTDCTHKSLPDYYVHKKDEQSPYKHGYSSQKPEYKSHTPKPDFSPFKPDYGVPKSKTNYNMPKLKSECNPFKTDSSFFKPDFNAFKSEFSSLKKEYVSCDFSPHKYKMDYSPQNVDNSPHKIDYSTLKPKYNTYKPPGHGAKWTESNSIGNSLPRTLPSAITDSPEDRVKKTHTKEKVQETQI, encoded by the coding sequence ATGTGCCACATCATGAGTCTCCTGGGGCGGGTAGCTGTGCGTCGAGCCAGGAAAGCCGCCCTGCTCTGTGTCCTGTTCCTCATGGTTCAACCGTGCATGGAGGTGGCGGCCGCGGCAGGGCCCCAGGGCTGCCCGACTGATTGCTCCTGCAACAACCAGCTCAGCAAGGTGGTGTGCACTAGGCGTGGGCTCACTCGTGTACCACCAGGTATACCCAGCAACACCCGACACCTAAACCTGATGGAAAATGCCATCGAGGCTGTGCAGGCCGACTCTTTCCGCAATCTCCATCACCTGGAGATACTGCAGCTGGGCCGCAATGCAATTAGACAGATTGAAGTGGGTGCCTTCAGTGGACTGACTAATCTCAATACACTGGAACTATTTGATAACCGGTTGACAGTGGTGCCAAGTGGGGCATTTGAGTATCTGTCCAAGCTGCGAGAGCTGTGGCTGAGAAATAACCCCATTGAAAGCATCCCATCATATGCATTTAACCGAGTGCCATCCCTAATGAGATTGGACCTGGGTGAACTGAAGAAACTGGAGTACATCTCAGATGGGGCCTTTGAAGGTCTAGTCAACCTCAAGTACCTCAATCTGGGGATGTGCAATATTAGAGGGGAGATGCCCAACCTGACGCCTCTGGTTGGGCTCGAGGATCTAGAAATCTCTGAGAACCTCTTTCCTGAGATTAAACCAGGTTCATTCAGAGGACTATCTTCACTCAAAAAATTATGGATCATGAACTCTCAAATAGGGCTAATTGAGCGAAATGCATTTGATGACCTGGCCTCTTTGGTGGAGCTGAATTTGGCCCATAACAATCTAAGCTCACTGCCCCATGACCTCTTTACACCACTGAAATTCCTGGTGGAAATTCACCTCCACCACAATCCATGGAACTGTGGCTGCGACTCACTCTGGCTAGCACGCTGGCTACGCGAGTACATACCGACGAACTCTACATGCTGTGGGCGTTGTCACTCTCCTGCACACATGAGAGGCCGCCAGTTGGTTGAGCTGGACCGAGGTGATACAGGGGCAATGCAGTGCTCCGCTCCTTTTATCTCAGATGCTCCAAGAGACCTGAATATTTCTGGGGAACGTGTGGCAGAACTGCGATGTCGAACAGCAGCAATGTCTGCTGTGCGATGGCTCCTACCGAACGGGACAGTTCTAACTCACGCATCAAGCCACCCACGGATAACCGTGCTGAATGACGGGACTCTGAACTTTTCGAACGTGCTAGCAGGTGACACGGGCATGTATACCTGCATGGTGTCCAACGCGGCTGGAAATTCCAATGCTTCGGCCTATCTAAACGTAAGTGCTGCTGAGCTCAACACGTCCAACCTCAGCTACTTAACCACAGTCACAGTGGAGGTACTGAGCCCCGGAAATGAAATGCCCAAGCCTAAATCCACCACGACTACAGCAGGTGATAGCACCACTACGACGGCCTCACCATCCGTCTTTCAGCCAGTTTTCATCTCTACACCGACAGTACTGCTCCAGAGTACCGACACTCCACGAAATCGCCCATCTGTTGTACCTGGCTCAAAATCGACGACAGGAAAACCGCCCAACCCAGCCAGTACCAGTCTGGACGAGGTGATGAAGACAACAAAGATCATTATCGGTTGTTTTGTGGCAGTAACCTTGCTAGCAGCAATCatgttaattgtattttataaactACGAAAGCGGCATCAGCAGAGGAGCACAGTGGATGCAGACAGAAGTGTGGAGATTATTCAGGTAGAGGAAGCACCGGCATCTGCTGCCAATATGGCAGAGGAGGGGGGACGGACTCTACCAGAGATAAGGGATCATAACATTATTTACAAACTGGACTACAACACCCACAAATCTGATTATGGCTACAAACCAAAACTAGAATGCAGTACCCATAAAGCAAAGGATGATTTCGGCATCCACATACATAAATCAGACTACAACACCTACAAACCTAAAACAAACTATATGCACCAACCTACTTTGGAACACATCTCTTACAAAATGACGGACTGTACACACAAGTCATTGCCAGATTATTACGTACACAAAAAAGATGAGCAGAGCCCCTACAAACATGGATATAGTTCTCAAAAACCTGAATACAAATCTCATACTCCTAAACCAGACTTCAGTCCATTCAAACCAGACTACGGTGTTCCAAAATCCAAAACGAACTACAATATGCCCAAGCTCAAATCTGAATGCAACCCCTTCAAGACAGACAGCAGCTTTTTTAAACCTGACTTCAATGCTTTCAAGTCAGAGTTCAGCTCCCTCAAAAAAGAATACGTCAGTTGTGACTTCAGCCCTCACAAATACAAAATGGATTACAGCCCCCAAAACGTGGACAACAGTCCACATAAGATCGACTACAGCACCTTGAAACCCAAATACAACACTTACAAGCCACCGGGCCATGGTGCCAAATGGACAGAAAGCAACAGCATTGGAAATTCTTTGCCTCGAACCTTGCCCAGTGCTATCACAGATTCTCCTGAGGACCGTGTTAAAAAAACTCACACTAAGGAGAAAGTACAAGAGACTCAGATATAG